The Nomascus leucogenys isolate Asia chromosome 21, Asia_NLE_v1, whole genome shotgun sequence genomic sequence CACATGACAGGCCCTTACACACATCGTCCTTTATGCAGCCTGTCTCATGTGCAGGATTCACCTGCTGGAACCTAGGTTAGGGCCCCCTAGATTTCTGACTCACCCAGATGTGATTGGAGTGAGAGGGGTCAGGGGCCGCGCTCACCGATGGATGCAACCCTTCAGCCCCTCTCTTTTCTCAGCTCAGAGCCCGGGCGCTGTGGAAGAGATTCTAGACCGGGAGAACAAGCGAATGGCTGACAGCCTGGCCTCCAAAGTCACCAGGCTCAAATCGGTCAGTGGTGGTCTGTCCTCTTACCTCCACCTGGTGCCTTTGGGGAATGGGATCAGAGGGAAGGCAGAGGGCCCAGAGGAGTTTCGGGCAGTTTTCCATCCTCGTCCGATTCGTGGCTGTGCTCACCTGCATGAGGCCCCCGCTGACACCTGGACCTTTTTATCTGCTGCTGCCCCACTGTGTCTGGCAGAGTTGTTGGCAGGGTTTGTCTGGTCTGGGGAGGGTGAGTGCTGTATTATATGTCTGCTCTGGCTCAACCCTGCCCTCTCTGTCTGATGAACAGCTCGCCCTGGACATCGATAGGGATGCAGAGGATCAGAACCGGTACCTGGATGGCATGGTAAGGGCCCACAGTGTGTGTGAATCAGTGCCCTGCCCCAGCACTACCTGCTGCAGAGCCTGCAGTGTCTCCTTCAGCACTGGTGCGGGTGGGTGGTAAAATCACCACTTCTGTGTGATCTTGCTGGGATTCCTCCCTTAGGACTCGGATTTCACAAGCACGACCGGCCTGCTTACAGGGAGCATGAAGCGCTTTTCCACAATGGCAAGGTCCGGACGAGACAACCGGAAGCTTCTATGTGGCATGGCCGTGGGTCTAATTGTGGCCTTCTTCATCCTCTCCTACTTCTTGTCAAGGGCAAGGACGTGAGCCAGTGGGAGCTGGTGTCTGTGGGTGCCAAGGGCAGCCAGGGTCTTCCCTGCCTGGTGTCTTGGGCTCCAGAGGACTTACCTACAAAATACTCCTTTGCAATTATAATCGTGGGTCAGGAATCTTCTTCCTGTGTGGCAGGAGGCTGCAGCTGCCTGTGACCTGATGAGCTCATGTTGGCTGGTCCCATGTGTGGAAGGGACTCTCTcggggaaaccaaggcccagccCCTCCCGCTTCCCCCAGGTGCTAGAGACccaggcagagctggggccaCAGCATGTCTGGAGGAGCCAGGTCTGAGCAGAGCAGATGTTGAATCCCAGACATGGCCACTTGTGGCTTGCAGCCTTTCTCCCAGCGCTTGGGACTCTGACATCTTAAGGCTCCACGGTCGTGTCCTTGTCTGGGTGAGGCCATGTCTGTGATCCAGGGT encodes the following:
- the BET1L gene encoding BET1-like protein; this encodes MADWARAQSPGAVEEILDRENKRMADSLASKVTRLKSLALDIDRDAEDQNRYLDGMDSDFTSTTGLLTGSMKRFSTMARSGRDNRKLLCGMAVGLIVAFFILSYFLSRART